The Branchiostoma lanceolatum isolate klBraLanc5 chromosome 12, klBraLanc5.hap2, whole genome shotgun sequence DNA segment CCGGGTGCTATAGGGTTGTAtctcgtcatcatcatcttcatccgTTGCTGCCCTCGCCTCGGGTTTTCTTGACCGGACGACCTTCAGCACCACTGCAACACAGGATACAACTGCAACCAGCACCACAAGCCCCACGCTCACCCCTGATGAAACAACATCAAAGTCAAATATTGTAAGATGTCAGCATCAGAGTCGTTAATCTCTTTGGCCTAATTTGCCTCATCCCAACATATCACGGTACATTTcctaagcccctgtcacacattaaggaccttcccacgactttgctcccgaccattCCCAAACATGGTCGGCGCTTGTTTGggggtagcctggagtccatgCTAtttattctagctccagttcgctcttCTGATCGCCTCTAGATCTAAGCATGCGAAATTTAAATTTCCAACTGAAATTCATAGTTGGCTGGGGCAGACTACTTTTAAGTAGGAATACTCGGCGACCAACTCCCAATAACAGATGATCTTGCTCACGGCGTCCTCCCAACCAAGGTCTGGAGAAGTTTTGGGAGGCAATGGTCGGATAAATGTAACTGGAGCTTAACAAAAACAACTGATCTGACAAAAACAACCATCTAGAAGACAACCAATGCAATGCAATCATTGCCATGACTATCTGTTGCCTATCATAATCAGAACGCTAAGATTTAGAGTACTTTACatgtaacaagagttctacgacctcataccttcgccaaatgattttaacctaaatatgactgacgtattaggagtgtttctcatcaattataaatcataccggttgatcgtcttcacccaaataacataaggtgtccaaagtatgagcttaacaaagaatgttatgctaacatttatcagttatgcaaatgaggtccttattagcataattgattcaatggtgttcacattcacacaacttccaaatgtcacaagtatgaaattgccgtccatcatttactagtatggaattaagtagtttctcattaattatgcaaattaggcccacatttgcatattttctatatatCAACACTCCTATCTTCATCGGTCacaaatatcacatatttgaatagtcatatcatggaacacagtgggtttttaaaattgcctcattaattatgcaaataagaatctgatttgcataattatcatccaatcatacaaagcatcacgtaagctatctacataccaaaaatcatgaccatccatcaagcccatcttgagttatagcatttcctcattaattatgcaaatgaggtcttcatttgcatagttgatatctatatatatttaaaTTACATCCACcattcatcaaatacttcttcaaacACGTCGCAGCCAGAACACATACTGagtatacaatataacacatttctacacttttctcgttaattatgcaaagtacttcgcccaaaatctaatcatcttgagattttccacatacacaccaacacaccaaatacgacaacaatccatccaggcattctcgacttatcatgttcactaacagacacacagacaagcataaaaAAATAAGCTTCTTGATGAAGGTAATAAGTAGACCTACCATCACGAGTACCACAGAATTCTGGAGGGAAATGCGTGTTGTAACTAAGAAACAgactttatatatatgtatagattaaTTCCACATGACAGCAGGGCAGGAGCCAGGCCTTCTGGAAGATGACCCCAGGGTCACCAGCCTGCCAGCCTGAGCTCCCTCAGCTGCCTGGTACAGAGACCGATGatgcaatataacacatttttacacttttctcgttaattatgcaaagtacttcgcccaaaatctaatcatcttgagatttcccacatacacatcaacacaccaaatacgacaacaatccatccaggcgttctcgacttattctgttcactaacagacacacagacaagcatcaaaacatagacttcttggcgaagtcaaTAACAATCAAAACACGTTATGATTATATGCCATCTAACGTACCTATGATTTGTAGTTGAGATGCATCGTATGTTGCAGTCTTGGACATCTTTACGTAGTGCTTTTTCATTGGTCGAGACTGAAAAATGGTGGACAGCGTCAGCGTAGCCGAAGTTACTGTACTGGTTGGTGGGTAGCTGGGGGAGCCCGTAAGTGAATCGTTTGGTTTGGACAATTCTCGGACTTGCTGCTGCCACGGAGTTGGTTGCGGTTCAGGGACTGAGTCCATGTCGGTATCCGTTGGTCGAACTCCAGCCTTTGGCCATCCAGAGGTGGTCAGTTGGCTTGTAGGGACGTTCTGTTCAAGGGTTCCATGATTCTTCTCCAAAGATTCTTGTCCAACAATTGCCTCTGTGTCCGTGGGTCGAGCATCAGGCTTTGGCCAttcagaggtggtcacttggtTTGTTGGAACGTTCCGTTCAAGGGTCCCATGATTCTTGTCCGAAAATTCTTGTCCAACGTCTTGATTGTTGTCCGTTGGTCGAGCATCAGGCTTTGGCCATTCAGAGGTGGACAGTTGGTTTGTTGGGAAGTTCTGTTCAAGGATTCCGTGATTCTTTTCCAAAAAACGCTCAGTGTGCTGGCTGTAATCTTGGGGCAGTGGAGACATCCGGATGGCATTGGCATCGAATGGTCTTGTgctgtcacgtttggtgctttccGTGGTTATCACAGCCTTGGCCATCTCCTCTTCTGATGTAGCCAGTAGACCAGTGGCCAGTTTGCTGAAAGGGATATTGCCAATGTCCGGATTCTTCTGATAGCCGTTCTGAGTTGTCGTCATGGTTTTCTTCTCTTCTGCAGTAGCCGGGGGACCACTAACCTTCTCTGTAGCGGGTTGGGGACGGCTGGGATTCCGGGCAATTGGATTTGCGTTCATTCCGCCATCCCATGGTGCGCGGGAAGGAATTTTGCCAATGTTCGGATTCTTCTGATAGTCGTTCCGAGTTGTCGTCTGCTTGTCGTCTGCGGTGGGTGTAGAATGGACAGTCGGTACGACAGGTTGGGTAGGTCTCGGTGAAGATGGGTTAATCGTTTTCTGGCGGAGAGGGAGTTTAGGCCGCTTTGTCTTGAATTGAACCTCGCCCTCTTCTTTATTCTTGTCGTTGGCATTCTTTTCCGTCTCAAATCCCTTTGCGCCATCGGCACAGCCTGAAACTGAAAGAAAGTCGAAACGTTAGCACGGCATTGTATGTTTCAAACTTACCCTTTGCATCGACATAGCCATTGTAGACTGTCCTGTTAAGTCCTCTGGGCCATAGTCTTGCTACACAGTAATAATTGATTgttaccacatttgtgtaaatgattgacataacaggtaacTTTCACCATTTCAAGACGTCAATCCACAGACCGGACGACTGCAAGATctgaaccactcacactgggaggtaaccctactcttttcagtaCATGTAGTGGGAATGGACTccttaacgtgctcaaggtacGAATTTCCTCATATAtgggacctccagctttacgtcccattcGAGAAGACGTCCTTAACCGAAGCTAGACACTTATTTTCACTTGAGTAGAGTGAGAAAATAGCTTCAGAGTGCATTTTCCTAATGGCACAATGGAGTCCGCTAGGGATTCGAGCCCAGAACCTTTGGACTCCATTCAATTCAAAAACCCTAACCCTGTTCTCAACCGCCTGATTGATAGGTTTGCAACACAGGTCAGGACGTTTTTATCCGTGTACTCACCACGTTCAACAACCGCTGAACAGGTCCTGAAAGATTGCACACGGGCGATCGCTGGTGGGAAGGTGTTGTAGGACCTCAGGAACTCACAGTCGCACTTCCATGGATTCCCGTCGATGTTCACctgcacaaaaaacaacaatgtGTCTATGAGTTATCATTTAACTTTTCTCTGATTTCTTTGAATGTATTGCTTGTGTAGTATGTCATGTAATTGCCCCgaactgatttttttctgatgtgGCTTACACAGCACACCTTTTATTGTATGCAAAAAGTAACACGTCGTGATtgctcttttttctttttccttctttaTTCTTTCTGAAATattgatgaaacaaacaaaaattacaaacataAACTTTTGGAATGAAATGGTTGTTAGTAGTTATTCTGGTGAGATATAAGGTTCTTATGTGGTGATCTGTCCACGTCTTGTCCCAAATATCAATGTTTCAAATTTGCCTCATGACGTTACAAATGTACCATTTGACAATTAAACGTCACGATCATACGTGCAGATGTTCTAAATTTGTAAAAGATATTCTTAATAAACGTTTTTTTAGCAACGTTAACCTTATATACGgcttcatgatatttggcatgagacgtgaaagaaacaaaaaaacagtatcTACCGTTGTAAGATTGGGAACGTCATGAAAACTCCCTGGTGGAATCGACATCAACTTGTTGTTCTTGAGGCTCAGTTCCTCCAAGGCGGGGAGAAACTTGAGGGCGTcgtccggaagtgacgtcagagAGTTTCCGGCCAAGTCCAAGTAAATCAGCGACGACTGTGCCTGGTTACAAAGATTAGGGACATTTGAAACAGTCCATAGATAATACCCCGGTAACAGAATCATCGGTAACGCATGCTGTCACCTTTATTACCACAAGGCCAACCtatgctagcctgggtgccatcctatccCAAGCGGGGGCTCCTAGCGGGGGCGATGGCACCCAGACTGAACCAATACCATTATCTTGTAAGAATCAATGTATGTGAATCAGTAACATCATTGTTCGAAATACTAAAAGGTAAGTTTGCTATGTGAGAAAAACAAATCTCTATTTGCTTACAAACTTAGAAAAACAGATGTTTAACGAAAACATCAGCCCATAGTTTACGCATAATGATATATCTTCAACTCTGGTGACATATGTAAAAATCTCATCATTTTTAGCTGATGGGATTTTTATAATATTTTCAAGTCGATCACTGTTCTGTGATAtcggctccgcccctgaggtgtcaccaaagaaacaagagttctaagacgtcatatctccatgaattaTTCTTATACAAATGAATAGTACAATAGTTATATGCAAATGCCTCCCagtgggcccaaaatcgacctcacatatagacacacaaacacacacaggcatacacacacaaagacacacttaggcacacacacacacacacacacacacatagacacacacacacacagacacacataggCACCcacccacgcacacacacacccacacacacgtatacacacacacacacataggcacacacacacacatacacacacatacacacacacacacactcacaaagcacacacacaaacacaaaagaaaaacttatctatatctccattttcatggagataacaaagatTGTTGCCGTGCAGTACCTGCATATGTCGCCAGGGGAAATCTGTTAGTCGGTTGCGGGCGAGATTCAGCTTCTTGAGTTTGGGGACATGGCGGAACACATTCGGTGCGATGTAGACAATCACGTTTTCCGGAAGAAGCAATACCTGAAATTAAAGTTTCAGCTCCTTCATTAAGCTGGAACTttgttatgaatacaaaatccaCCAACATTTCATCCTAGATAAACATAAAATACACTTTTTAAACCAATATTGAGTGTAGCTCCTAATGAAATAATTGATAAAgatacagatgaacttttggCCCAAAGTCCGATATTGCACAAACTTGGACAATTGTGATAAAGTTGAGAAATTGCAAATTTAGCAAATTGACGAACAACTATTCACTATCGTACGCACACATACTTATCAAGAAAATATCTTTTGATAAGATCCCCTCAAGGTTTttaaagacccccccccccctattttACCGATGGCACTTTATTGGAATTCTAAGTATGGTATGTTTGCCAGTGAGAGTTCAATGCAAGGTCTTAGATGTCAAAACAAAgccaaagaatacatgtatagacacatacatgatacaaacatagaagtagaaatgaatagaATAGATAGGTCTAATGGACTGAAAGTAGAAGGAAAATAATTAAAAGAGATGGGTTTGACGTGAATATATATACACCCTGTGTACTGactttcttcttgctttttctgTGATTTTCATCGGTATACATATGtaatggtttgtttgttttgctacaTACTCCTGCCCTGAGTGTCATGTATATTTACACCTTCTTGTAATTTGTACATGTCACTctactgtatttttctttttcactgTATCCATGGTTAATGTGAAATGTGTTTGTAATGTGAAATGCAATAGAAAATATCTATCTGTACCCTACCTCTAACTTTGGTAGACCTGCCAAGGTTCGAGCCCCAAGTCTCCAGATTTGGTTATGGCCCAGTCCGAGAACGGTTGTCAAAGGGGGAATGCCATCCGGGAACCGTCGCAATTCTTGATGTGGTTGGAAAAAAGCGGTCTCGTGGTTGAAGTGTTCACGAATTCGGTTCGGGCGCAACCGATTTCCTATCATAACAAAAATATAACAAGTAATAAgtcgatggaggttagacatccaggtattaagatacgcaagaaaatagttactcaagcaattggatggATTTGAAAACGGTGAGAagtttcaggtagcatcaatcatttttcgtcagtgactgtcatTGATGTAGAaaactgacaaaaggtagtggatgctacctgaaaggtctgtttgcttgagtaactattttcttGCGAAACAACAGGTAAGCAATGGCAAAAGACAGTCCAGAAGAGGGCCTGTAAGATCATCCTGGGAcagaactacacctgctacagctTAGCCCTGACAGAACTTTCCCTTACACCACTGACCCAACGACGACTAGAACTATGCAAAAGTTATGCTCGCTCCCTACTGAGATCCCCGATCTTCAGAGACTAGTTCCCACCGTGCCGTGAGGCGATCTTATGTAACCGGCTACAGACTTTTAAAGCAAGGTTCATTAAGAGCCCCATTTAATACTTGGTCACCCTGCTAAACAGCATTGACTAGAATTCTGTAATTGTGGCGGTAACAATGAAAtattttatgtgtatgtaaatgtgaTGTCTTATTGTAAAGCCTGTTGATTAAGCCTTAGGTCtgtatttgtttgcttgctgAATAAACCTGTGATCATCAAAATACAGCGGGTGCTGTTTGCACCGCCTGACCGTTTGAAAAACTCGGCAAGTTGCTTgattaacttttgtattgagagTATGTAAGCTGTTGTTTAGAACTAGCAATCGAATCAAAACAAGCTGTATGATTGGTCGATGATGATCACGTGAGGTGCACAGAAGCGCTAAGCCATGCGTTGAGCTTTTCAAACactagaaaaacaacatttgtaGTCATTTGATTTTTCTGCGATATTTTTATAGTTTTGATAAAATTGGTCTGCCTTCCCCGAAACTTATCCCAATAACATCTATGATATGAATAAACAGTATGAAGGTATGAATGTATCCTTTTCACTGAGGTGACTATCATTGGGCAACCATATTGCGAGAAATTGATCATGATGACGAAGAAAAGTATTTTCGTTGTCTGTGAAATCATACCGTTCGTTACATCCTGAATCATGTTAATAAAGTCATAGGTCGTATACATCTAATTTTAGTCGCTAAACGACAAAGGAACGTCGCCATTCAATGGCATGGGGGTGGAATGAACGACACATCAAAAAGCCATTGGGATGGTTTGATCCCACGTGACTAAACATGCGCAGTTCTTTCATCGCGAGCACGTCGCCTATCAGACAATTTCACACGTCATATCCATTCAGTAGCCTCATTCAGGTTCCATAGGCTCCctgaaaaatagcagaaattggccaaatagacagataacatgccagaggagttacaTAGCAGACCAGCGAGtaggttgcaaactgtactcccaggCCGGCTAAGTCCTCTGGCATgtcatctgtctatttggccaatttctgctatttttccagcgatctaTGTACTCTGGTAAAGGACATCGTTCACAAAAAATATCAAAGCAAGGGGGACAGCATTGAATTGAGTATCTAGAAAATCATTGTAAGGAATGGAAACTCTTTCAATGTTTCAAGAACCAACGAATTGTTTTAGCAAAGGATCCATAAAGAAAAACGGAGGCAAATTTCAAATTTATGTTTATATTAATTAATATCAGGTAAATCTAAAACAGCCAGGACATATGCAAAAAACCAAAGCAATGAGAGTATTTTCCAAGCGTATTTTCCAAGCGTTCTTATTCTAGTAGTAGAGCAACCACAAAGCTCAGGATTGGatgtcaaaaaaaaaataagtGTAGAAACCGGGAGATTCCAGAAAATATCTCTTGAGCAGAGGGTTTGTTACTTTTGTCCGGAACTTGCAGAATACGAACATCACTTTTTGATAGTATGTTCCAAATATTTTGCAATTCATAATTAACTATATGAAATTCTATCATCTTCTTTACGGGTATTACAATCTAAATAGATTCAAAGCGCAAATTCAAGTACATAATGGCATGTGACAACTCCAGCATGGTACATATAGAACAATATATATTTAAGAATGCCTAAACGTTAGAAATTCCACCAATAACTGTAAAAGCACATTCTAATCCCATACTACGTAAAGTCTATTGTAATTTAGATTTGTCTCAAAAGTGGCTATAACGACACATCAAAAAGTCCTTAGGATGGTTTGATCCCACGTGACTAAGCATGCGCAGATCTGTCATCGCTAGCACGTCGCCTCTAAGACAATTTCACACGTCACATCCATTCAGTAtggtaagatacatgtatggtaaGAAATCATTCTCTGTACTCTGTACAATTATGGTTCAATgaatttcatttgcatatttaggGTTACAGAATTCGAACTTACCGAAGGTTTGACTTTGAATATCACAAAAGTCCCATCTCTTGTtgggatccgtggtgtagcaccaaactccggtaCTGCCAtcaggattccggcagtagttctgctccagtccgGCTGATGGGTAGTTAGCGGGTGTCCTGTCGTGTGCATGGGGTGTCTGgttgtcccagcgttgacacgtcttgCCTGCTTCGGTCACAGAGACTGTTCCTCGGTAGGATGCCCCAATTACCCGAAGGCATTTTCCTGGTTaatgaaattttaaaagggAGGTATTAATAAACGTTGTCTTAAATATCAGGTGGGATATATTCATGTTTGGGGTTGGGTAGGGGTGTTGTGGTGCCTGACATACATTGTTGCCATGGTCGCCACCATGTACCAACTTTAAGACTGATTCGAAAATGAGTATTTCAAAGGCCAcacaaacaactttttttgtgtgtgtgtgggggtggggggtgggggcgCTGATGTAGCTTGTAAATTTTCGcctaacagaaaaaaagtaaatacTACAATGTTATTCTATACGTTAACCGGGCCGAAAATTGTATCTGAAAAGTGCACCTTGTTTGCTTATATTACATAAACCTCCtcaacagtacaagctgcatatctggactgATTTACTTGATCCACCCACACGGAAATATACCCCTACTCTTTGGATAAGTGTGGAGGGTCTGTAACATGCTCGcgagttgtggctctcctcaaacacgggacctccatttaacgtcctatccgagggacgtccctagctaTAGCCAAAGCTAGCTATTCATTTACAACTGAGTCAGGTGAGAAAATTGGTGTAAAGTGCGCAtgcatttcccaagggtacaacatcgggaCTTGTCAGGGATCCGAACTCAgcacctccaggttctgagtcaacaaccctaatcAAAAGGCCACATTGTCAACTCTTTATTTAGCTGCACTTAGCTATTCTATCACAAAGGGAAACGGTACGTACCTCCGTGATGGCCTCCGACTGCATGGTGGATACCGCCGTGGCGGCCCCCGCGTCGACCACCACGACGACCATCGGACCACGGTAGTACACCGAGCAGGAGGAACAGAGCTATCGGTAGGGCAGCGATTCTGCCCCCGTCTAGCTTCATCCTGGCGCACGGAGaatgaacaaaaaatacatttagcTTTTTTTTCACAGAGAGCCAGCAATTCTTTGTTTCAGAGCTACGCtccttttttgttcttttgccATGCATTTTCGTGTCTGATTATTACCGTTTGAACGGTGGTTTGAAAGACCGCCAAAAAAACATCCCACCACCCCCGTTGCAATCCTTAATCACTGCTCCACGTAAGACTATTGTTTAAGACTTGGGAATGCGTGCACAAAATCTGAGATACACGACACAAGAATGGACTAACGTTGTACGAAATATTTCTTTAGAAAGAGGAGGAATTTTCTAGCACCTTCTATTCTTTCAATCGAAAATGTATTtaacagcaaggaggtttaaaatcaaagaggtttgattttaaacctccttgatacctCCTTGGTAACAGAAAGCTATTACATGTCAAAACATCAACGAACATAACAGTAACCGGCCAATCATATGTCTGCTGTGAATTATGTTTTTCCGCCCGATTCAGTGAAAATGAACGTCTTTTTCCAGAATAAACAAACGCTGCTAAAGATTCCAAGATACCTAGGTATATATAGTGCTAAAAGGTCACAATCAATTCTATGCAACATTTTTTAAGAACTCTAAAAGCCCTACGctgtagaagaaaaaaacatatctAGAACTACTTTTGACCAGACAATGTACAGAATGACTTGCTAGTACAATAAGTTGATGAAAAGTTGAGGTATTCTCAAATACTGTCTATTTGTTTGGACACAGCTAACGGGCTTACCTTCCCTCCTGCGTTCTCCCCAGCGAGCTCTATGGGAGTGACTGAAATACGGAAGCACGTTTAATTTGTCTACAAGCTTACGTAAGAGACCTATGAATATCCAATGATTGAAACGTAGTCAGCATGAAGTCCTATTGAACTCTCCTTAATGCACCCCAACAGAGCCTAATCTGCTGTTTTACTATTTATCACTACGAGAAGATCTTAGAAAACCACCCCCACACTGCCAAATTTGGGTACTTTGTTGGCTGGGGATAACGCCGAAGGCTACTGAAGGGGGTTTTGATGCTCTAAACGTTAAACGACTGAAAACCTTAAAGTATTCTATTTCACTACCCTTTTACATGTAAACTAAACTGGTTAAACGTTTTCTGATAATGTTAGGCGTTTTtcacaacataacacaacacaacacaacacaacagaataCAAAGACAAGGTTAACGCTTTTAATAACTTGTCATGTAGCGTCCGTTATAAGAACCAGTTTGTATTTTTAGGCCGCGGATTTGTTTGTTTCCGAGGGGCCTcaacctctgaccttacccacAATCCCATGCTCCACTGGAATTATGtaatctgttatattttgtactcggtgcaatggcctagttggtagtgttcgccttgtacacggtaggtcgtgagttcgaaccccggccgggtcataccaaagactttaaaaatggtacatactgctttctctgcttagcaatcagcatttgggaaagagtatggtagttaaacacacacatcacgaCCAGTggatcagccccctgctgtagtaacttgcacaaatgtgtgtggcccaagggctatagaaatggagatgggcgccgcccctatgcgtcttttcaggacgcccgggtcactttaactttatattttttctgatccttacctcctccctcatgactgatttgagcttctcgtgAATAAACAAAACTTCAAACGAACAAAGTATAAGCTGGATCATTGATCCGTACCTTTTCTGTTTATATGCTGTTTTATCTGTAGTTCTAACGATCCTGAAAGTTTAAATTAGAAATTAATGTAATGGTCCACTTTTGTGGTTCATAAAATGTACGCCATTCACATGGACTGATTTATCCATACAATGTTATGAGTCTGCGTCAAAATCTGACGTTTAATGCTTTTCGTGTGAACTATACACATCTTGTAGTCTGTGCCACACACACGAGTCTGCCGCCACTCACCTCTACGACAAGAGACTGATTATAAGCGATGAGTATCACCAATGTATCTCAGTATTCTCTGTCACAAAGTAAATCTACTAAGTCTACAACTGGTGTGATCAATTAACAACACAGCACACGTGATACGGAAAGTTACTCAAGGGcttcatgtgtgtgtattttcaaataaacatttggaaataatCTTAAGTTATTCGGCCAACAATGTTGTCACACACGGTCATTACTATAGCCAGTTAAAGGGCTATTGAATactttacaatgtatgtgatGCAAAAAGTAATGCTTCTTGTATAGATCCTTTGACTCATATACGGCTGTTGTTCTTGTATATAATCATATTTTGTTCTATTCCAGGCTATGAGATGCACCTTTGTGAGTGATCACGTGATTCCTAGTGACCAATCAAGCAGACGGTGATTTGCAACTCTTGTGTGCTATAAGAGTGAATTATGACTTCCTTGATTTGATTCATAAAAAAGAACTTAAAGATTTCAAAAGAACTTCTGGTTGTGCTCTCTCTTTAAAGTGCGATAATATTCTTTGCTACACACGCAAAAGACTTACTAGGACTTACTAGGTGGGAAAGAGAGACAGAAAATATCCCACAGATATAGATACGGCGATGAAGggaagcctccaccaggccttcctagtacggatcgtagaattattggaataattggccaggagagtcagtctacGGCAAGGTTACAAATCATTCACTCTATCAGCCATCTTATCTGATCACCGTATACGGCGAGGCGTCTGGCAAAAAATTTTACCATAGGCAGAACACACAAGGCAACGCAAGAAAACCTACAAACTTGGCTGCAAGGAAATTATAGTGTTA contains these protein-coding regions:
- the LOC136445765 gene encoding uncharacterized protein, producing the protein MVVVVVDAGAATAVSTMQSEAITEVLLLPENVIVYIAPNVFRHVPKLKKLNLARNRLTDFPWRHMQAQSSLIYLDLAGNSLTSLPDDALKFLPALEELSLKNNKLMSIPPGSFHDVPNLTTVNIDGNPWKCDCEFLRSYNTFPPAIARVQSFRTCSAVVERVSGCADGAKGFETEKNANDKNKEEGEVQFKTKRPKLPLRQKTINPSSPRPTQPVVPTVHSTPTADDKQTTTRNDYQKNPNIGKIPSRAPWDGGMNANPIARNPSRPQPATEKVSGPPATAEEKKTMTTTQNGYQKNPDIGNIPFSKLATGLLATSEEEMAKAVITTESTKRDSTRPFDANAIRMSPLPQDYSQHTERFLEKNHGILEQNFPTNQLSTSEWPKPDARPTDNNQDVGQEFSDKNHGTLERNVPTNQVTTSEWPKPDARPTDTEAIVGQESLEKNHGTLEQNVPTSQLTTSGWPKAGVRPTDTDMDSVPEPQPTPWQQQVRELSKPNDSLTGSPSYPPTSTVTSATLTLSTIFQSRPMKKHYVKMSKTATYDASQLQIIGVSVGLVVLVAVVSCVAVVLKVVRSRKPEARAATDEDDDDEIQPYSTRYFTANDKKSPSPPSRRSQANHYYLPADHHIVRHTYVDPDSPDVSRREGKAGGVTRKDGVQAYLMNKLKLRGPRPGEGYEDAVPVRANHSKNLPVTSKTGRRQMEGTGKPEEDYEDAVPVYAKPHRAKNLPVTPSPGRRQDDRTGELEEDYEDTVPVYAKPHRSKSLPVTLTTRQVEGTAEQDDDYEDAVPVYAKPDRSKSLPLTPRPGRRLAGELPDKMLVYTKPNTPSVDKAYSLPSPYTKLTRPKKPTDPPKKPGHLQPANLLVIDEEDHEYEEAWSHGHAAQRKEKQNDLGQKGGRRWEMEANQDGRQLNKPNIYEKPEVVIGNILLSRGV